The proteins below are encoded in one region of Hordeum vulgare subsp. vulgare chromosome 3H, MorexV3_pseudomolecules_assembly, whole genome shotgun sequence:
- the LOC123439680 gene encoding abscisic acid receptor PYL9 yields MEHHMESALRQGLTEPERRELEGVVEEHHTFPGRASGTCTSLVTQRVQAPLAAVWDIVRGFANPQRYKHFIKSCALAAGDGATVGSVREVTVVSGLPASTSTERLEILDDDRHILSFCVVGGEHRLRNYRSVTSVTEFTDQPSGPSYCVVVESYVVDVPEGNTEEDTRMFTDTVVKLNLQKLAAIATTTSSPPPLDGQS; encoded by the coding sequence ATGGAGCACCACATGGAGAGCGCGCTGCGTCAGGGGTTGACGGAGCCGGAGCGGAGAGAGCTGGAGGGCGTGGTGGAGGAGCACCACACATTTCCTGGGCGCGCCAGCGGGACGTGCACGTCCCTGGTCACGCAGCGCGTGCAGGCGCCGCTCGCCGCCGTGTGGGACATCGTGCGCGGCTTCGCCAATCCGCAGCGCTACAAGCACTTCATCAAGTCCTGCGCTCTCGCCGCCGGCGACGGCGCCACCGTGGGCAGCGTCCGCGAGGTCACTGTCGTCTCTGGCCTCCCGGCCTCCACCAGCACCGAGCGCCTCGAGATCCTCGATGACGACCGACACATCCTCAGCTTCTGCGTCGTCGGCGGCGAGCACCGCCTCCGCAACTACCGCTCGGTCACCTCCGTCACCGAGTTCACGGACCAGCCTTCCGGGCCGTCCTACTGCGTCGTCGTCGAGTCCTACGTCGTCGATGTACCAGAGGGCAACACCGAGGAGGACACCCGCATGTTCACCGACACCGTGGTCAAGCTCAACCTCCAGAAACTCgccgccatcgccaccaccacctcctccccacCGCCGTTGGATGGGCAAAGCTGA